The Cohnella abietis genome has a segment encoding these proteins:
- a CDS encoding response regulator, producing the protein MASVLIVDDEPIICGAVSRFLLRSDIGIDRVETALNGFEALDYLRLEPFDLVITDIQMGGMNGIELMEIIFSEHPDLPVIVISAHEDFQYAQQALRLGAHDYLIKPVESEHLCQIVGSLLQRRHMQKAREWESTIRHKYAFEQLITTKTVLLNEWLTDEADWEEEESKAVLDDLELSLPGPYFCVWSVEIDLDVAEEIRNTRFKVKDRRLLLFAALNLLEESLSNWEALSFYAQGGHLVTIFSVSEEEMRQWGGDELRQMHLIARTVYTNLTQYLRLKGSIGISHTERGISRIPKLYRETKEALESRKVANDSLPVYYIGDIERSADKLMHVWQKRLEGLVKDLRQCSEPHEAEIVTDELLAELEKLGMPEDRRASCLLQAAYCVYGLLDVRLDSHEEGRQVPEPQSIASAVTTRERLPEVRDYFRSAVEAVIRGHLQREHSTMKRAIEYLKRHYSNKGLKLQDVAREVHLSPNYFSYLFKKTTDKNLWDYLTELRMEEAKKLLLGSDLKRYEIAEMIGYEAPEHFSRVFKKFYGVSPADYRK; encoded by the coding sequence ATGGCTAGCGTGCTAATTGTAGATGACGAACCGATTATATGCGGTGCGGTGAGTCGCTTTCTGCTACGGTCGGATATCGGTATCGACCGCGTGGAAACGGCATTAAATGGATTCGAGGCTCTGGACTATTTACGTCTGGAGCCTTTTGACCTTGTGATAACCGACATCCAGATGGGTGGAATGAATGGAATTGAGCTGATGGAGATCATATTCTCCGAACATCCGGATTTGCCGGTAATTGTCATTTCAGCGCACGAGGATTTTCAATATGCTCAACAGGCACTACGGCTCGGGGCGCACGATTATTTAATTAAGCCCGTAGAAAGCGAGCATCTGTGCCAGATCGTAGGTTCTTTGCTTCAACGGCGACATATGCAGAAAGCCCGCGAGTGGGAGTCGACGATCCGCCACAAGTATGCCTTTGAACAGTTGATCACGACAAAGACAGTTCTGCTTAATGAATGGTTGACGGACGAAGCGGATTGGGAAGAAGAAGAGAGTAAGGCTGTATTGGACGATCTAGAATTGAGTTTGCCGGGACCGTATTTCTGTGTCTGGAGTGTGGAAATCGATCTCGACGTAGCGGAAGAGATCCGAAATACCCGATTTAAGGTTAAGGACCGACGACTCTTGCTCTTCGCCGCGCTAAACCTATTGGAGGAAAGTCTCTCAAATTGGGAGGCGCTTTCGTTCTATGCTCAAGGTGGTCATCTGGTGACGATTTTTTCAGTGAGCGAGGAGGAGATGAGGCAATGGGGGGGCGACGAACTGAGGCAAATGCACCTAATCGCCAGAACGGTTTACACCAATCTCACCCAATATTTGCGGCTGAAAGGCTCGATCGGCATCAGCCACACGGAGCGCGGCATCAGTCGGATTCCAAAGCTGTACCGGGAAACAAAAGAGGCACTGGAGAGCCGAAAAGTCGCCAACGATTCACTGCCGGTATACTATATCGGCGATATAGAGCGGAGTGCTGATAAGCTGATGCACGTCTGGCAGAAGCGGCTGGAAGGGCTCGTTAAAGACTTGCGACAATGCAGTGAGCCGCATGAAGCGGAAATCGTAACGGATGAGCTGCTGGCGGAACTCGAGAAGCTCGGTATGCCTGAGGATCGCCGCGCCAGCTGCCTACTGCAGGCGGCTTACTGCGTTTACGGCTTGTTAGACGTCAGGCTTGATTCGCATGAGGAGGGCAGACAGGTACCGGAGCCGCAATCGATTGCTTCAGCAGTCACTACACGTGAACGGTTGCCAGAAGTACGTGACTATTTCCGCAGCGCGGTTGAGGCGGTCATTCGTGGTCATTTGCAGCGCGAGCATTCGACTATGAAACGGGCGATCGAGTACTTGAAGCGGCACTATTCAAATAAGGGACTCAAGCTACAGGACGTCGCGCGCGAAGTGCACTTAAGCCCGAATTATTTCAGTTATTTGTTCAAGAAAACGACGGACAAAAATCTGTGGGATTACTTGACGGAGCTGCGCATGGAGGAAGCTAAGAAGCTTCTGCTCGGTAGCGACTTGAAACGATACGAAATCGCGGAAATGATCGGATACGAAGCGCCGGAACACTTCAGTCGTGTGTTCAAGAAGTTTTACGGCGTCAGTCCGGCCGATTACCGCAAGTAG
- a CDS encoding sensor histidine kinase: protein MQIKHKVILSFIVIIVIPFLLVGYFSMRHASDMTKTQVSDALYRLAKQNGMTIERTLDGMNNKTLKFIDEHFTEDAKSPIDLKSIDESNYNTVSELISKYSLDGTSYVLYARRLGENQDELPFEQVKSGLIFASKDELPDFYEESVKLRGTGIIRYVSFGNSLPTICYIRAILEPGNTENVLGVLYVTNLEILLYNDIWSSQIPSGSGVYLLNDRSEILVSMPDRPRGEIMELPQKARLPVTGQETLNWNRKITFFAHIFQTKYDTKLVYEVPVKSMIGEQESYQRVLLIVMTLCFLLIAGYLVYLVSVMLGPLRKLSRVAEKYEPGMTFGIGKTTRRKDEIGKVYESFDRMTDRVNQLVRERYMLEIKQQEMELITLHTQVTPHLLYNTLDSIYWLAIDKDKPELARMVKDLSSLLRIGLSRGRELVAVRDELQHIQAYVRLQLERYNHVFTVHWVIEEGVMELLTPKVILQPIVENSILHGVGKMDGEGEIWIRIDSTEEDLTFVVEDNGFKAPDPDMLNRQLANGEGGYGIRNVDRRIKLHFDSSYGICYSARSGGGLRAEIRMPLRKPETQASEGST, encoded by the coding sequence ATGCAAATCAAGCATAAGGTGATACTGTCGTTCATCGTCATAATCGTCATTCCGTTTTTGCTCGTCGGTTATTTCTCTATGCGCCACGCATCCGACATGACAAAGACCCAAGTAAGCGACGCTCTTTACCGACTGGCCAAGCAGAATGGCATGACGATTGAACGAACACTGGACGGGATGAACAACAAAACGCTGAAGTTCATCGACGAGCATTTTACCGAAGACGCAAAGTCGCCAATTGATTTGAAGAGTATTGACGAATCGAATTACAACACTGTCAGTGAGCTCATCTCCAAGTATTCACTCGACGGAACGTCCTACGTGCTCTACGCCCGTCGGCTAGGTGAGAATCAGGACGAGCTACCATTCGAACAAGTAAAGTCAGGATTGATCTTCGCTTCAAAGGATGAGCTGCCGGATTTTTACGAGGAATCGGTCAAGCTGCGAGGTACGGGCATAATTCGTTACGTTTCGTTCGGTAACTCGTTGCCGACGATCTGCTATATCCGGGCCATTCTTGAGCCGGGAAATACGGAGAATGTCCTTGGTGTGTTATATGTTACCAATCTGGAGATTCTGCTCTACAATGATATCTGGAGCTCTCAGATTCCCAGTGGGAGCGGTGTTTATTTACTGAATGACCGATCCGAGATTCTTGTGTCTATGCCGGATCGGCCGCGAGGTGAGATCATGGAATTGCCCCAAAAGGCGCGGTTGCCCGTGACAGGCCAAGAGACATTGAACTGGAATCGTAAGATTACGTTCTTCGCACATATTTTTCAGACGAAGTACGATACGAAGCTCGTTTACGAAGTGCCAGTCAAATCGATGATCGGGGAGCAGGAGTCGTATCAGCGTGTGTTGTTGATCGTCATGACACTGTGCTTCTTATTGATCGCAGGTTATCTGGTCTACTTGGTCAGCGTGATGCTCGGACCTCTTCGGAAGCTCAGCCGGGTGGCGGAAAAGTACGAGCCTGGCATGACGTTCGGCATTGGAAAGACGACGCGTCGCAAGGACGAAATTGGTAAAGTGTATGAATCATTCGACCGAATGACAGATCGAGTGAACCAACTGGTGCGCGAGCGATATATGCTGGAAATTAAACAGCAGGAGATGGAATTGATAACGCTTCATACGCAAGTTACGCCGCATCTGCTGTACAATACACTCGATTCGATCTATTGGCTAGCCATCGATAAAGACAAGCCGGAGCTGGCACGAATGGTCAAGGACCTGTCGTCACTGCTGCGAATCGGACTTAGCCGTGGTCGGGAGCTCGTGGCGGTTCGCGATGAGTTGCAGCATATCCAAGCCTATGTGCGACTTCAATTGGAACGCTATAACCATGTCTTTACGGTACATTGGGTGATTGAAGAAGGCGTGATGGAGTTATTGACGCCGAAGGTGATCTTGCAGCCGATTGTCGAAAATTCAATTTTGCATGGTGTTGGCAAAATGGACGGTGAAGGGGAAATCTGGATACGAATAGACTCCACCGAAGAGGACCTGACGTTTGTTGTCGAAGATAATGGCTTTAAGGCACCAGATCCGGACATGCTGAACCGCCAATTGGCGAACGGGGAAGGCGGATACGGGATTCGCAACGTTGATCGCCGCATAAAGCTACATTTCGACTCAAGTTACGGCATCTGTTATTCGGCCAGGTCTGGCGGTGGACTACGTGCCGAAATACGCATGCCACTCCGAAAGCCGGAAACGCAAGCGAGCGAAGGAAGTACATAG
- a CDS encoding ABC transporter permease yields MASNTTRLRPIETGELFAQDRETGRIKRFWRRLFSYRALYLMFIPGLIVLILNNYLPISGVVIAFKNVNYIDGPFGSPWVGFRNFEFLFNNPDAFRAIRNTVGYSLTFMIMTTMMSVSVALLFNELRSKYAARFYQSLMILPYFLSMVVVSYLVFAFLSPQGGFLGGVMSRFDIQQVDWYTSPEYWPYLLVLITLWKGVGYNSIIYIAGITGIDTEYYEAAVIDGASRWHQALYITLPMIRPLIIILTLLSMANIFISDFGLFYQVTLNSGMLYNTTDVIDTFVYRALIKLNDIGMSSAAALIQSVVGFILVLSSNLVVRRISKEDALF; encoded by the coding sequence ATGGCAAGCAACACGACACGGCTCCGCCCAATTGAGACAGGAGAACTGTTCGCCCAGGATCGTGAAACCGGCAGAATCAAGCGTTTCTGGCGCAGGTTATTCTCGTATCGGGCGCTTTATCTGATGTTCATTCCGGGACTAATCGTACTCATTCTCAATAACTACTTGCCGATTAGCGGAGTCGTAATCGCTTTCAAAAACGTGAACTACATCGACGGTCCCTTCGGTAGCCCTTGGGTTGGATTCCGAAACTTCGAGTTTTTATTCAATAACCCGGATGCGTTCCGAGCGATTCGAAATACGGTAGGCTACAGTCTGACGTTCATGATCATGACAACAATGATGTCGGTTTCCGTCGCTCTGCTGTTCAACGAGCTTCGAAGCAAGTACGCGGCACGGTTCTATCAGAGCTTGATGATCTTGCCTTACTTTCTGTCGATGGTTGTCGTAAGTTACCTGGTATTCGCCTTTCTGAGCCCGCAAGGCGGATTCCTCGGCGGGGTCATGTCTCGGTTTGACATACAGCAGGTTGACTGGTACACATCGCCTGAATATTGGCCGTACCTGCTCGTCCTGATCACGCTCTGGAAGGGAGTCGGCTACAACTCTATCATCTACATCGCGGGTATAACCGGCATCGATACTGAGTATTACGAGGCCGCCGTAATCGATGGCGCCAGCAGGTGGCATCAGGCTCTATACATCACGTTGCCGATGATAAGGCCACTCATCATCATCCTGACGTTACTGTCGATGGCTAACATATTTATTTCGGATTTCGGTTTATTCTATCAAGTGACGCTAAATTCCGGCATGCTGTACAATACGACGGATGTCATTGATACCTTCGTTTACCGTGCACTCATAAAACTTAACGATATTGGGATGTCTTCCGCCGCGGCGCTCATCCAATCGGTTGTCGGATTCATCCTCGTGCTCTCCTCGAACCTAGTCGTTCGTCGTATCAGCAAAGAAGACGCCTTATTCTAG
- a CDS encoding carbohydrate ABC transporter permease, whose translation MQTNAIPRLAKSDKRENSVGPLVSFLIHLLFILFSLACIVPVILVVVVSFTSESSVVAHGYQFWPQEWSVQAYSFLFKDSSTVVRAYIISILLTVVGTLLNVFIMALYAYPLSRRDLPYRQVFTFLLVFVMLFSGGTVAKYMVFTKVLDIKDTYMALLLPLLMLPFYVIVMRTFFQTTIHPAIIESAKIDGAGEFRIFARIIAPLSLPVFATVALFSTINYWNDWFNALLFIDDSSKLPLQYLMIKVMNDVQFIKEQMDPAAVVHLNLANMPGETLRMAMVAVGIGPVIFAYPFLQRYFIQGLTVGSVKG comes from the coding sequence ATGCAAACAAACGCGATTCCGCGACTAGCAAAGTCAGATAAGCGAGAGAATTCCGTCGGGCCGCTCGTATCGTTCCTGATCCATCTACTGTTCATTCTATTTTCGCTAGCGTGCATCGTCCCTGTCATTCTAGTCGTAGTTGTTTCGTTTACGAGCGAGTCCTCGGTCGTGGCACACGGCTATCAATTTTGGCCGCAGGAATGGTCGGTACAAGCTTATAGCTTCCTGTTCAAGGATTCGTCGACGGTCGTTCGAGCTTACATCATTAGTATTTTACTAACCGTCGTAGGCACCTTACTAAACGTTTTCATAATGGCATTGTACGCTTATCCGCTTTCCCGGCGCGATTTACCGTACCGACAAGTGTTCACGTTCCTCCTTGTGTTCGTCATGCTGTTCAGTGGCGGTACGGTTGCAAAATACATGGTGTTCACGAAAGTACTGGATATCAAAGACACGTACATGGCGCTACTCTTGCCGTTGCTGATGCTACCGTTTTACGTGATCGTTATGCGAACGTTCTTTCAGACGACGATCCACCCGGCGATTATTGAATCAGCCAAAATTGACGGAGCAGGTGAATTTCGCATCTTCGCCCGGATTATCGCGCCACTGTCACTTCCGGTTTTCGCGACGGTCGCTTTGTTCAGCACAATCAATTATTGGAATGATTGGTTTAATGCGCTTTTGTTCATCGACGATTCAAGCAAATTACCGCTGCAATATTTGATGATAAAAGTTATGAACGATGTACAGTTCATCAAGGAGCAAATGGATCCTGCCGCTGTCGTGCACCTCAATTTGGCAAATATGCCGGGAGAGACGCTGAGGATGGCGATGGTTGCCGTTGGTATCGGCCCGGTGATATTTGCTTATCCTTTCTTACAACGTTACTTCATTCAGGGTTTGACGGTCGGGTCGGTTAAAGGTTGA
- a CDS encoding ABC transporter substrate-binding protein encodes MTKKGKVSTLSLAVLMATSLSLAACSNNANNGGDNSAAPSSPATSSQSNSTTEATPAVKDLQPYEVSIYMPGSPQKDQSAVEQNIAELLKDKVPNTTVKLNYVDWGAYQQKTNLMLQTGEPMDLVFAPEWYQFFSNAVKGAFLALNDDGLPQGNLLEQYGQGIKSVIDPLYLEAPIVDSKLYAIPTNKEIAQGRGFAFRKDIIEKYGFDVSGVKELKDIEPFLQTIKEKEPNIYPVYANKQDSAADWQPDYGYQPLFSNGAFINRNGDANKVISTTDAGYAAKELEGYKLLNEWYKKGYVNKTAATTQEKIADVEAAGKIWWVPTTTAPGRAEAQRIKNTSGQGPEFWDWIVVNSQNPLVTTPMATGSQFAIARASKDPVRAMMVLNELYVNKDLLNTVVFGLEGKHYNKVSDNKISLIPDSGYSPGNGWIIGNQLNNYLLDNEKDDKYEEYVTFNKTAERSPLLGFNFNPDPVKTQVAAFNTIWDEYKDILRTGAVDPGPIVQKRNGKLEKAGLQQIADEVQKQLDAWKVANGK; translated from the coding sequence ATGACAAAGAAAGGCAAGGTTTCGACATTATCGCTTGCTGTGCTAATGGCAACCTCGTTATCGCTCGCTGCATGCAGCAACAACGCGAACAACGGAGGTGATAACAGCGCTGCACCATCGAGTCCCGCCACGTCAAGCCAGTCGAATTCCACTACCGAAGCGACGCCGGCTGTTAAGGATCTTCAGCCTTACGAAGTTTCGATCTACATGCCGGGCTCACCGCAAAAGGATCAATCTGCAGTCGAGCAAAACATTGCGGAGTTACTTAAAGACAAGGTCCCGAACACGACTGTAAAACTGAATTACGTGGATTGGGGCGCTTATCAACAAAAGACTAATCTGATGCTGCAAACGGGCGAGCCGATGGATTTGGTATTTGCGCCGGAATGGTATCAATTTTTCTCCAATGCGGTTAAAGGTGCATTCCTAGCACTGAACGATGATGGATTGCCGCAAGGCAACCTGCTTGAACAGTATGGGCAAGGCATTAAATCTGTCATCGACCCGCTGTATCTCGAGGCGCCGATCGTGGACAGCAAGCTGTATGCAATCCCGACGAACAAAGAGATCGCTCAAGGCCGGGGTTTCGCGTTCCGGAAGGATATCATAGAGAAGTATGGCTTCGATGTCAGCGGCGTGAAGGAATTGAAAGATATCGAGCCGTTCCTGCAAACGATCAAGGAGAAGGAACCCAACATCTACCCGGTATACGCCAATAAGCAAGACTCGGCAGCCGACTGGCAGCCGGACTATGGCTATCAACCGCTATTCTCGAACGGTGCGTTTATTAATCGCAACGGCGACGCGAACAAGGTCATTTCGACGACCGATGCTGGCTATGCGGCCAAGGAGCTAGAAGGTTATAAGCTGCTAAATGAATGGTACAAAAAAGGCTACGTGAACAAAACAGCCGCCACGACGCAGGAGAAGATTGCTGACGTGGAAGCGGCAGGTAAAATTTGGTGGGTGCCGACAACGACAGCGCCAGGTCGGGCAGAGGCGCAACGCATCAAGAATACAAGCGGCCAAGGACCTGAGTTCTGGGATTGGATCGTTGTTAACAGTCAAAACCCGCTCGTCACGACTCCAATGGCGACTGGCTCGCAATTCGCAATCGCCCGCGCTTCGAAGGATCCGGTGCGCGCCATGATGGTACTAAACGAGTTGTACGTTAACAAGGATTTGCTTAATACGGTTGTATTCGGCCTGGAAGGTAAGCATTATAACAAAGTATCGGACAACAAAATTTCTCTGATTCCAGATTCCGGATACTCGCCAGGCAACGGCTGGATCATCGGGAACCAATTGAACAATTATTTGCTCGACAATGAGAAGGACGACAAGTACGAAGAATATGTAACCTTTAATAAAACGGCAGAACGTTCGCCACTGCTCGGTTTCAACTTCAATCCGGATCCTGTTAAGACTCAGGTCGCAGCTTTTAATACGATTTGGGATGAATACAAGGACATTCTTCGTACTGGTGCTGTCGATCCAGGGCCGATTGTGCAGAAGCGCAACGGGAAGCTAGAGAAGGCAGGCTTGCAGCAAATCGCCGATGAGGTGCAGAAGCAGCTGGATGCTTGGAAAGTTGCAAACGGTAAGTAA
- a CDS encoding ATP-binding cassette domain-containing protein, translating to MCVDELNPCESGSGKSTLAELIIGLQRPTVGSIAWEVP from the coding sequence ATATGCGTTGATGAGTTAAACCCATGCGAGAGCGGCTCTGGTAAGTCGACCTTGGCCGAATTGATAATAGGCCTGCAGCGACCGACCGTCGGTTCCATCGCGTGGGAAGTTCCATGA
- a CDS encoding ATP-binding cassette domain-containing protein translates to MKLSADYMDRFTSACSGGQKQRIAIARALTMSPQLLGPKRLLR, encoded by the coding sequence GTGAAGCTATCCGCTGATTATATGGATCGCTTCACCTCGGCATGCTCCGGCGGACAGAAGCAGAGGATCGCGATCGCAAGGGCGCTGACCATGTCGCCGCAATTGCTTGGGCCGAAGAGATTACTTCGATAG
- a CDS encoding TolB family protein — protein MENSNTQVGSTNTGSKSQKNKKVMLISAVIVIAIVIAVIVKIINSYGTDKALLDSDNENVILYYSKNEEIIIQLNNEIFNLGNGSVGDNGADFDLEKVYALIDDSQNDTEKLYLLNNKVKTEIADDVHAATISDDGSQLAYLKNMDGTNYTGTLFVHNVATAEANRITDDVLHAVLSPDGNTVMYSVFESEDKWSSYYKIGDNEPVKIGEQLILFALSNEAQYIYYAKSNDPLDKNEIGTLYVQSKNETMKLNNNIALDDHYMSDTYNDNGSSLIFNKDYTEVLVSSEEQSIYSKGMKFANKVSETGIMNIVNKNIKNKKDQRYDAASTLGIEVLTYDVAHLNDLVYRSNNKEIVIFDGKGNIKNIFDDCTSRMNDCSSNNLAIVGNDLFYNNPIMGVSGKFNVVDNVHEEVKVVNADIDDQPLFFEDFLQSKDSKITYLIDKHGIFKVGKDSKVELIFANRDAGEFIWDYYISRGTSNLYYTIYKDGKASLFVMNTIGEKKQIADDAQDIIGTPDGTLYYFRKGDQEGKFNLYRSNKEGTFDLINADIEAYGVSSSYGNSRNSQT, from the coding sequence ATGGAAAATTCCAACACACAGGTTGGTTCAACAAACACAGGATCCAAATCGCAAAAAAATAAAAAGGTAATGCTTATTTCAGCAGTCATTGTTATCGCTATTGTTATTGCAGTTATTGTGAAAATCATTAATTCCTACGGAACAGATAAGGCGTTGCTAGATTCCGATAATGAAAATGTAATTTTATATTATTCGAAAAATGAAGAAATTATCATTCAGCTAAATAATGAAATATTTAATTTAGGCAATGGCAGTGTAGGAGACAATGGTGCAGATTTTGATTTGGAAAAAGTATATGCATTAATAGATGACTCTCAAAATGATACGGAAAAATTATATCTTCTCAATAACAAAGTTAAAACTGAAATTGCGGATGATGTACATGCTGCTACTATATCAGATGATGGTAGCCAATTAGCTTATCTGAAAAATATGGATGGCACGAACTATACAGGAACATTATTTGTACATAATGTTGCGACAGCAGAAGCAAATAGAATAACTGACGATGTCTTACATGCAGTGCTTTCACCTGATGGTAATACGGTCATGTACAGTGTGTTTGAGTCGGAGGATAAGTGGAGTAGCTATTATAAAATAGGAGATAATGAGCCAGTAAAGATCGGTGAACAACTTATATTGTTTGCTCTGTCTAATGAGGCGCAATATATATATTACGCCAAGTCCAATGATCCACTCGATAAGAATGAAATAGGTACTTTATACGTTCAATCGAAAAATGAAACAATGAAACTTAATAACAATATAGCTCTAGACGATCATTACATGAGTGATACATACAATGATAATGGTAGTTCGCTTATTTTCAATAAGGATTATACTGAAGTTCTTGTATCGAGCGAAGAACAGAGCATTTATAGTAAAGGAATGAAATTTGCCAATAAAGTAAGTGAGACAGGCATTATGAACATAGTAAATAAAAACATAAAAAATAAAAAAGATCAACGCTATGATGCTGCTTCTACTCTAGGGATTGAAGTTTTGACTTACGATGTTGCTCATCTAAATGATTTAGTTTATAGATCAAATAATAAAGAAATCGTTATATTTGATGGGAAAGGAAATATCAAAAATATATTTGACGATTGCACCTCTAGAATGAACGATTGTAGTAGTAATAATCTTGCTATAGTTGGTAATGACTTATTTTATAATAATCCCATTATGGGCGTGTCAGGAAAATTTAATGTAGTGGATAACGTTCATGAAGAAGTTAAAGTAGTCAACGCAGATATTGACGATCAGCCTCTCTTTTTTGAAGATTTTTTGCAATCAAAAGATAGTAAAATAACTTATTTAATCGATAAACATGGCATATTCAAAGTAGGAAAAGATAGTAAAGTTGAACTAATATTTGCGAATCGCGATGCTGGTGAATTTATATGGGATTATTATATTTCAAGAGGTACTTCCAATCTATATTATACTATCTATAAAGATGGCAAAGCTTCTTTATTTGTTATGAATACCATCGGCGAAAAGAAGCAAATTGCGGATGATGCACAAGATATCATTGGTACACCTGATGGTACTCTGTATTACTTCAGAAAGGGAGATCAAGAAGGTAAATTCAATTTATATCGTTCTAACAAGGAAGGTACTTTTGATCTAATAAATGCAGATATCGAAGCGTATGGAGTCAGTTCTTCTTATGGTAATAGCAGAAATTCGCAAACATGA
- a CDS encoding extracellular solute-binding protein, whose translation MNARSKTVSIVLASMLTVSSLLGACSKDNNANGNTGGSQSGTETKSTETPKPTGKQDVTLSMLIDSANNEQNTSIINQAAEIASKNSTKYNIKVRLDTIPNADKDKKVDVLAAGANLPDLVASGPKQVWMKRGLLADLTDWFNQSPLKDDYMYPSLLEEGKNDGKIYAVPIKADSMFLIYNKDLLQKAGIENTNFTSITWDEWQVMLEKIKQAKLKAKNGKDVKGFTFRISTSESAPFIFSSGGEFFSQDGNEARFDSPEAAEGLAKLKSLVTNGYADKPETDYANWMSVFFNENAAFTITGGWSLSSYKDGGLDLNKLGYSTVPKMKTNTSYFGPGLSFSIFDTSKNKEAAQEFLTAMYTSDIYKQWLELTAGIPVLKSLADDPVFADNPIKGVLGEQLNDIKPIHSDNSPSFWTQYDQLLEKILLTNTDIASEQKTLQSTIQKEISNNLK comes from the coding sequence ATGAACGCCAGATCAAAAACGGTCTCAATCGTACTTGCATCAATGCTTACCGTCTCATCATTGCTTGGAGCGTGCTCAAAGGACAACAACGCTAACGGGAATACGGGAGGAAGCCAGTCCGGAACGGAAACGAAAAGCACGGAAACCCCGAAACCGACAGGGAAACAAGATGTCACGCTAAGCATGCTGATTGATTCGGCCAACAACGAGCAAAATACAAGCATCATTAATCAGGCTGCGGAAATCGCCAGCAAGAACAGCACGAAGTATAACATCAAGGTGCGTTTGGACACGATTCCGAATGCGGATAAGGATAAAAAAGTAGATGTTCTCGCAGCAGGTGCCAATTTACCCGATCTGGTAGCTTCGGGGCCCAAGCAGGTTTGGATGAAGCGGGGGTTACTCGCCGATCTCACAGACTGGTTTAACCAATCGCCATTGAAGGACGATTATATGTACCCTAGTTTGCTGGAAGAAGGCAAAAATGACGGCAAGATTTACGCTGTGCCTATTAAAGCGGACTCCATGTTCCTAATCTACAATAAAGATTTGCTGCAGAAGGCTGGCATAGAAAACACGAATTTTACTTCCATCACTTGGGACGAATGGCAAGTGATGCTTGAGAAAATTAAACAAGCCAAGCTAAAAGCGAAAAACGGCAAGGATGTTAAAGGGTTTACTTTCCGCATCAGCACTTCTGAATCGGCCCCTTTCATCTTTAGCTCCGGCGGTGAATTTTTCTCGCAGGATGGAAATGAAGCGCGCTTCGATAGCCCAGAAGCTGCCGAGGGTTTGGCGAAGCTGAAGAGCTTGGTGACGAACGGCTATGCTGATAAGCCAGAAACGGACTATGCGAACTGGATGAGCGTGTTTTTTAACGAAAACGCAGCGTTCACGATTACCGGCGGATGGTCGCTGTCATCCTATAAGGATGGCGGACTTGATCTTAATAAATTAGGGTACTCCACAGTGCCCAAAATGAAAACAAACACTTCATATTTTGGTCCAGGCCTTTCATTTTCCATATTCGATACCAGCAAAAACAAAGAAGCGGCCCAAGAGTTTCTAACCGCTATGTACACGAGTGATATTTATAAGCAATGGCTGGAGTTGACTGCGGGCATTCCAGTTCTGAAGTCGTTGGCGGATGATCCGGTATTTGCCGACAACCCCATTAAAGGAGTGCTTGGCGAGCAATTGAACGACATCAAGCCGATTCATTCGGACAACTCCCCGAGCTTCTGGACCCAATACGATCAACTTTTGGAAAAGATTCTATTGACGAATACCGATATCGCCTCGGAACAAAAGACATTGCAAAGCACCATTCAGAAGGAAATCTCAAACAACTTAAAATAA